A segment of the Georgenia sp. M64 genome:
GGTGGCGTCCGGTCTGCTCGGCGGGTGCCTGCTGCTCGCCTCCGACGTCGTCGCCCGCACCGTGCTGCCCGTCCCGCTGCCCGCCGGTGTCGTCACCGCGGTCATCGGTGCCCCGTTCCTGCTCCACCTGCTCCGACGACGGATCCGAGAGGTCACCCCATGACGGACCCGAACCCCCGGCTTCGCGCCGACGGCGTCACCCTGGCCTACGACGAACGCGTCGTCGTCCAGGATCTCGACCTGGCCCCGGTCGACGGCGGTATCACCGCGATCATCGGGCCGAACGGCTGCGGCAAGTCCACCCTGCTGCGCGCTCTCGGTCGGTTGCTCCGGCCGCGAGCCGGGCAGGTCCTCCTCGACGGCAGGCACATCGACCGCATGCGCAGCCGCGACGTCGCGAAGGTGCTCGGCGTCCTCCCGCAGGCCCCGGTCGCCCCCGAGGGGCTCACGGTCGCGGACCTGGTGGCGCGGGGCCGGCACCCGCACCAGTCGTGGATCCAGCAGTGGTCCGCCGGCGACGAGGACCACGTGGCGGAGGCGCTCGCCTGGACGGGCATGCTGGAGCACGCCCACCGGCCGCTCGACGAGCTCTCCGGCGGCCAGCGCCAGCGCGCGTGGATCTCCATGGCCCTGGCGCAGGGCACCGACGTCCTGCTCCTGGACGAGCCGACCACCTACCTCGACCTCACCCACTCGCTCGAGGTCCTCGACCTCGTCGACACCCTGCACGAGGAGCGCGGCCGCACCGTCGTCATGGTGCTGCACGACCTCAACCTCGCCGCCCGGTACGCCGACCTGCTCGTGGTGATGAACGAGGGTCGGGTGGTCGCCTCCGGCGACCCTCGGGAAGTCCTCACCGAGGATCTCCTGCACGAGGTCTTCGGGCTGCGGGCCACGATCGTCCCCGACCCCGTCTCGGACGCCCCGCTCGTCGTGCCCATCGGCCGGCGGCACGTCCACGCGCATCTCGGCACCGCCGGTGCGGCGAGGCCGGCCGCCGTCGTCGGCTGACGTATCTCCGCAGCCACCCAGCCAGGGCGGGTCCACAGGCGCGGGTGGCCCCTCGGCGTCACGCTGGCACACTGGATCGCGACCATCCCGTCGGCCGACACCGCGAGGACCCCGTGCCGAAGAAGCGCAAGAACCGCAAGAGCCCGACCC
Coding sequences within it:
- a CDS encoding ABC transporter ATP-binding protein — translated: MTDPNPRLRADGVTLAYDERVVVQDLDLAPVDGGITAIIGPNGCGKSTLLRALGRLLRPRAGQVLLDGRHIDRMRSRDVAKVLGVLPQAPVAPEGLTVADLVARGRHPHQSWIQQWSAGDEDHVAEALAWTGMLEHAHRPLDELSGGQRQRAWISMALAQGTDVLLLDEPTTYLDLTHSLEVLDLVDTLHEERGRTVVMVLHDLNLAARYADLLVVMNEGRVVASGDPREVLTEDLLHEVFGLRATIVPDPVSDAPLVVPIGRRHVHAHLGTAGAARPAAVVG